DNA from Bacteroidota bacterium:
GAAATTTTTCGAAAAGAAAGGGAAAAAAGAAATCTATTATTAAGACAGGTAGCTGGTTCAATCGATATGGATCAGGCAGTACTTAGTAAGATAGAAAGGGATGAAAGAAAACCAACAAAGCAGCAATTGATAGAGTTGGTTAAATTTTATAAGCTAGACGAAAAAGAAATAATGGTTGAGTGGAATAGCCAAAAGCTTGTAAAACAACTTAAAAGCGAAGAGTATGCTATTGAAATTTTAAATCAATCGATTAAAAAATTGAAATCTAAAAAATAAGTAATGACTCAAGAAACTATAAATAAAATACATACTGATCTTACTTTTTTTACCAATGAAGAAGGTCAAACCTTGCTCGACCGTTTTAGAACAACGTTAAAGGATACTCAATATTTTGATGTTTTGGTTGGTTACTTTCGTTCTAGCGGATTTTATCAATTATACGAATCAATAGAGCCAATAGATAAAGTCCGTATTCTAGTGGGACTTGGGGTAGATGAAGATGCCTATAAAACAATAAATCAATATCAAACACAAACTATGTTTGATTTTGAATCCCATCATAATGCAAAAAAAGAATTTCAAAAGAATTTAATAAATGAGATTGAGAACTCTAGAGAGATCGATGAAAGATTGGAAATTGGGTTACGACATTTCATAGATTTTTTGCAAGCGGATTGTTCTAATACTGAACAAGACAAAAAAAATGGTGGCAATGGTAAAAAACTTGAAATTAAAGCTTATCCTTCAAAAAATATTCATGCAAAAGTTTATATCAGTAGATATAAAGAAAATATAAGTCATATCCAATATGGTTCTGTTATTACGGGTTCGAGTAATTTTTCATTAAACGGTCTTGTTGCTAATAGAGAGTTCAATGTTCACTTAAAAGATAGACGTGATATTGAGTATGCCTTGAATCAATTTGAAACATTATGGAAAGACTCCATTGATATTTCTGATGAGTTTGTTGATTCGGTAAAGAACAAAACATGGCTCAACGATTCTATAAAACCTTATGAACTTTATCTAAAGCTTATTTACGAGTACTTACAGGAAGATATTAATCTTCAGGATAAATATGAATCATTTCTACCTGATGGGTTTATGAAACTAGACTATCAAGAACAAGCAGTAATTCAGGCTTTGAAAAAATTGGAAGAGTATAATGGAGTATTTCTTGCTGACGTTGTTGGTCTCGGTAAAACATTTATAACAGCGCAACTCCTACAACAATTGAGGGGTAGAATACTTGTGATCTGCCCTCCTGTTCTACAAGACTATTGGAAAGAGAGTTTACTTGAATTCCGAGTGCCAGCAGAAGTTGAATCACTTGGTAAACTGGAAAGTATAATTCAGAAGGGAATAGAAAAATACGATTATGTAGTTGTTGATGAAGCGCATAGATTTAGAAATGAAGCTACTCAATCTTATGCTGATCTGTTAGATATTTGTAGAGGTAAAAAAGTAGTTTTGGTTACAGCAACACCATTAAATAATACTATTGACGATATTTTTTCTCAGCTAAAACTATTTCAAGCACCAAAGAATTCAACCATTCCGGGTGTTCCTAATTTAGTGTCCTTCTTTAATAAATTAAAAAAGAAGTTGGATGAGTTTAAACCTAAAATCTATAAAGATGATAAGGGAGCTGTTTACAGACTACGTGAGGAGGAAGATGCTTATAAAAAAGCCATCAAAGAGGTTTCTAATGAAATCAAAGATAAAGTTCTAAAACATGTAATGGTTAGAAGGACAAGGAAAGATGTAGTAAATTATTTTAAAAACGATATAAAAAACCAAGGCATTGTATTTCCTGAAGTTCAAGACCCGAGTAAGATTGTTTATTATTTTAAAGGAAAAACGGAAACTGTTTTTAATTCAACAATACAATTACTTCAAAGTTTTAAGTATTCAAGATACATACCCTTGACCTACTATATAGGCAACAAAGGTTTAAGTGCATTTGAACTTCAGCAACAAAGAAACGTTGGAGGCTTTATGAAAGGAATATTGGTAAAGCGTTTAGAAAGTAGTTTTTTCGCTTTTAAACAAAGTGTAGATCGTTTTATTGATTCCTATAATAATTTCATTGCAATGTATAATCAGGGAACTGTATACATTAGTAAGAAAGTAAATGTATATGATTTATTAGACAATGATGATTTTGAAAAATTAGAGAAGTATGTTGAAGAGGAAAAGGCGCATAAATACGATTCTAAAGATTTCAGAAAAGATTTTATTACAGATTTAGAACATGACTTAGAAACACTTAAAGAAATAAAGAAGAATTGGGCGGCAATAAACGATGATCCGAAACTTGAACAGTTTGTTGCTGATTTAAAAAGTAATAAAAGCCTTAAGAAGCAAAAACTTGTTGTATTTACTGAATCAAAAGAAACTGGGGATTATATTTTTGAAAAATTAATCTCTGAATTTCCTGGAGAAGTTATGTTTTATTCAAGTAAGGGAGGACGACATTCGGATAGTAAGTTAGTTTCAAAACATAATATTTCTCGTGAAATAATTAAGAATAATTTCGATCCAACTCAAAAAGATAAATCTGATGATATACGGATTTTGATTACTACAGATGTTTTGGCGGAGGGCATAAACTTACATCGATCAAACTGTTTAATTAACTACGACCTGCCTTGGAATCCAACAAGAGTGTTACAAAGGGTTGGGCGCGTTAACCGTTTGGGAACAAAACATCCTGAAGTGTTTATATACAACTTTTTTCCTACAACACAATCAGATGAACATTTGGGATTAGAACAAAATATCACAAACAAAATTCAAATGTTTCATGACATTTTGGGAGAAGATGCCAAGTATCTTTCTGATGGAGAAGAAATAGGAAGCCAAGAATTATTTGATACTTTAAATAATAAGAAGTCATACACCGGAGAAGATGAAGATGGAGATTCCGAACTTAAATATTTGGAGTTAATTAGAAAAATAAGAGATAAAAATCCGGATCTATTTGAAAAAATTAAAACCCTACCTAAAAAAGCTCGTTCCGGTTTTGAAACAACTAAAATTGAATCTGATCAATTAGTCACATTTTTCAGATTAGGTAAACTAAAAAAGTTTTATTTGAATGTAAATACTGAATCAAATGAAATAACCTTTTTTGATGCTGTAAAAATACTTGAATGTGATCCTAATACTGAAAGAAATAAAATACCGTCAAAACAGTACTTCCAAAAATTAGATATAAATAGAGCTAGGTTTGAATTAGACTCAACTATTTCGGATGACGATGAAGGAAGTGGAGGAAGATCAAATTTAAAATATATAGAGACTAGATTAAAAGATAAAACTTTTAAAAACTGTAAGCAGTTTACCGATAGTGATGAAGAGTTTATTAATGGTGTGAAATTTATGTTATCTCAAGGAAGCTTGGCAAAAAAGACCGCTCAAGCAATTAAAAAGGAATTTGAAAAGGTATTAGACCCCTTGCAAATGCTTGGCATACTGAGGAAACACATTAGAACTATTGTTGCGGAAGAAAATCAGCATGGAGGAAGTTTTACTAAAAGAGAAGTTATTTTATCAGGATATTTGACTAAGGCATAATGGAAAAAAAAGAAGCTACACAACTTATCGAAAAGACCTTTAATGCAAGGTTTGATTTAGAACAATTTACTTTCTTCCTAAAAAACTTGTTAAATGATTACGATGAGCAAAAGGAAAGAGATTGGGCTCAAGGAAATTACATATATGAGTCGTTTAGGGAGCATATCAATCGATTTAAACGATTAGGTATCTACACCGACCCAGAAGGAAACGAAATGGAACTTTTAGTTATTGAAACTAAAGCGACTTCAAAGCTAGAAAAAGCAAGAACTTCATTGAGAAATTTTGTTATAAAAAGACTTAATGATAAAGGCAGAGATTACGCACTTGCCGCCTTTTATAGCAGGGATGATAATGGTGCAGACTGGAGGTTCTCTTTTATTAAGATTGAACATGAAAGCTTTAGAGATCAAAAAGGAAAAATTAAAACAAAAAAGGAACTGACTCCTGCAAAGCGTTACAGTTTTCTCGTTGGTGAACATGAGCAAGCACATACTGCTCAGAAGCAACTATTACCAGTCCTACAAAACACATACAGTAAGCCGTCCCTTGAAGATCTTGAAGGCTGCTTTAGTATAGAAAAAGTTACGGATGAATTCTTTGATCAGTATAAGGATTTATATATTAAGCTATCCGAACATTTCGAGAATGATGAACTTGTACAAAAAGTTATTAAAGATGCCGAAATTGAAACGGCTCGCTTTACAAAGAAACTTTTAGGGCAAATTGTTTTCTTATATTTCTTGCAAAAAAAAGGGTGGCTTGGCGTTCCTAAAAATGAGCCATGGGGAAAAGGTGAGAAAAAGTTTGTTCAGAAATTATTTGATGATGCAAGCAAAAAAGAGAAAAATTTCTTTAATGATTATTTGAAATTTCTTTTTTACGAAGCTCTTGCTAAAGGACGAACAAAAAGTCCAGATCCTGCCTATTATAAAAGATTTGACTGTAAAATTCCATTTTTAAATGGAGGATTATTTGAGGCGGACTATGACTGGGAAAATGTTCAAATCGTTATTCCAAATGAATTATTTAGGAATGAGGAAAAGAATAAAAATGGGGATAAAGGAACGGGGGTTCTGGATGTTTTTGATAGGTATAATTTTACTATTAAAGAGGATGAGCCACTTGAAAAGGAAGTCGCAGTTGACCCTGAAATGCTTGGAAAAGTATTTGAAAATATGTTGGAGATAAAAGAGAGAAAAAGCAAAGGAGCCTTTTATACTCCAAGAGAGATTGTACATTATATGTGTCAAGAAAGCTTGATACAATATCTTTTTAATTCAATAAATGATGATCAGGAAAGCTATCAGGCTTTAGGTGAAGATCAACTTGCAATATTTAGGGGTTCTAATAATAAAAAGGGGCAATCAAAACTTGAGATAGAACATTACGCAAAAAATTTGGTATCAAAAGAAGATATTGAAGTATTCATCCGAAAAGGATTTTTAGCAACAGAAAATGACACTACAATTATTGAAAAAGGCAAAGAAACCAGTAGCTATAAATTTCAATTACCTGAATCAATAAGAGTTAATGCTGATATTATAGACAATAGAATTACAACCATTAAGATTTGTGACCCCTCTATTGGTTCAGGAGCTTTTCCTGTTGGGTTATTACATGAATTAGTTACTGCACAAAAGGTCTTGTTACCATATTTAAGTAAAGATTATTTAGTTTCAAAACTGAGTGAAATAGAACTTGATTATGAAGATTATAAAGAAGACAATTCTAAATATATCTATCGTGTTAAAAGACACACTATTCAAGAAAGTATATATGGAGTTGATATAGATGCGTCAGCAATTGATATTGCTCGTCTGCGCTTGTGGTTAAGTTTAATTGTTGACGAGGATGATTTTTATAGCATTGAGGCTCTTCCAAATTTAGATTATAAAATCATTAAGGGTAATAGTATAATTGGTTTGCCTGAAAAAAATCTTGTAGACGATGATGCAACAAAAAAATTAGAAGTTTTAAAGGATGAATTTTTTGGTTTAACTGATGAAACAAGGAAAAAGCAACTTAGGAAAAACATTAATAATGAAATCAATAGAATATTATCAACGAGTGAAGAATTTACTGGAATAGTGATTGACTTTGATTTCAGGTTATTCTTTTCTGAAGTTTGGCATAAGAAAAATGGTTTTGACATTGTAATTGGTAACCCGCCTTATATCTCGTATTATGGAAATAATGGACAAGAAATTACTGATTTAACAAAGAGTTATTTTAAAAATAATTATGATCATGTTATTAAAACGAATGATAGAATTAACAGCATGAATCTATTGACAGAAAAGGGGCTTAAACTTCTTAATAAAAAGGGGTTCTTATCCTTTATTACAAATAAAACTCTTGCAGTATTGCCTTCCTATATTAACCTTAGAGAATATCTCTTGAAAAATTATTCCATTGATTTTATTGTAACTAATCTAGATCCTTTTGAGGCAATTGTTGATTGTGTTGTGTTTGGCATTAATAAAGAAAAGAAATCAACTAAACTAAAATACTTTAAGGGACAGCTAACAGATTCAAAGTTAATCTCACAAATTGATTTTCAAAAGAATGGTAAACTTGAATTTCATGTAGGTGATAATAAAGAATTAATAGATAAAATAGAAATTCATAAAAATAAATTGGAGGATATCCTCACTGTTAATAGGGGAGTAAATATTGGCGGGTGTTCAGAATACTTTTTGTCAAAAGAAAAGAAAGTTGGTTATTATCCTTATTTGGCTGGAACAAAGAATATTAAAAAATTTTCTTACAAACTAGATCCAGAGGATGGTTATTTTATTTTTGATTTAGAACGAGAAAAGCAATTAAGAGATAGTGGGGCAACAATTGTTTTAGGAAACCCTGAGCGATATATTCAGCCTCATTTATTTATTCCTGAATCCGGTCAAACAATTATGTCAGCTATATGTTTAGATCAAATTTATGGATCATACGGTTTATTAGTAGGCACATCTGATGATTTAAGTAATTTGAAATTATGCTGCGCGATTTTAAATAGTGAAATAATAAGTTATTATGCAATAGAAAAGGAGATTTTAAGAAAAGGAAATAAGGCTACCCCGCATGTCGGAGTTCGAGGACTCAACAGCATACCTATACCTGTTTTCTCTGAGAAGGCAGTTGATATACTAGTTAATTTGGTTGACTATATTGTTTTTCTTAAAAGTGTTGATGAAAGAAAAATAGAAATTTCCTTTTTTGAAGCATTGTTAAATTCAATTATCTACGAATCATATTTCAGTAAAGAAATTGAAATGGTAAATAAACATTTAATTAAACATATACCGAAATTAAATAAAATAGATACCTCTTTGAATGACGAAGGGAATATGAAAATTATCACATCTGTATTTAACAAATTGTACGATCCTAATCATGTAGTAAGAAATAATTTGGAAACATTAGATAGCATAGAAGAAATCAGAATTATTAAAGATTTTTTTAAATGAAAATTAAGACAATAGAAATAAACAATTATAAGGCGTTTTATAAAAAACACTCATTTGACATAGGTAGTAAAAATGTTTTTGTCTATGGTGAAAATGGAAGTGGCAAAAGTTCTTTATATTATGCGCTAAAAGACTTCTTTCAATCTTCAAGAGAAGATATAGATTTTGATGAACTCGAAAATATTTTCATAAATAAGAATGAGCGTGGTAAAGGCTATATTAAGGTCACATTTAATCCGGATAAAGATGGAAATCTTGTTGATAAAGCTTACTTATTTAGCAAAAAGAAAAAGGACACATATTCGCCAACTGATAATAGTATACGTGATGCAATAGGTTTAAAGAGTTTTTTAACTTATAAGCACCTGTTGGGAATACATAATATTAAAAAAGGACAGGAAATTGATCTATTTGATTTGTTGGTAAAGGGGGTTCTAAAACACTTTAGGAGTACAGTTATCACAGGTGGTAGAGAGTTAGGTGAACTTTGGGATAATGTAGAATTTTCATGCAAAAAGGAGCTGGATGGGAACAAATACAAAATGGCCAATAAGAAGAATGATGTTGAAAAAGCAATAGGCTCTTTTAATAAGGCGTTCCGGGAATTATTCAAAGATAGTAGTGCTGATAATATTAATAAGGTAGCTCAACCTATTTTGGATGAGTTTAAACATGGAATAAGATTCAAACTCTTTTATAAAGAAACAAAACCTAATGCCGAATTTAATGGATACTTAAACAACAATGTATCGATAAAACTTTATTATCTCGAAAAGGAAATAAGTGAACCACATTTATTTCTAAATGAAGCTAGACTTTCTGCTATTGCCATTTCTATTTATCTCGGTATGGTTAAAAGACATCCTCAATTAAACATCAAATCAAAAATACTTTTTTTGGATGATATTTTTATTGGATTAGACATAGCTAATCGTTTACCACTTTTTGATATACTTGAGAATCATTTTTCTGATTATCAGAAATTTATTACCACTTATGATAAACCTTGGTATGAATATATGAAGTTTTATTTAGAAAAGAACTCTTCTTGGAAAACAATCGAATTATATAGTAGGCGTACTAGAAAGGGATTTGAACAGCCTGTAATGATTTATGGAAATGACAAGCAAAGCGGGAGTCATATTTCAAGGTTCATCACTCAAGCAGAGGATTACTATAATCAAGGGGATAACAAAGCCGCAGGTGTTTATCTGCGATCTGCATTTGAATTTATTTTAAAAAGATATTGTTTGTCAAAAGCATTGCCTGTTTCCTTTAAGCTTTCCATCTCAGATTTAAATACTGATAATTTTTGGATTGCAATCAAGGATTATAAAAATGCATATCCAACAAGGTGTAACTTAACTCCTGCAACGACTTCAAATATTGAAAGCTTCAGAAAACTGGTTTTAAACCCACTAAGTCACCATGACATAAACAAGCACGAGATTTCATCTGAAATAATAAGTGCAATTGGAGTTATTAGAACATTAAGAACTGAATTGAACGTCTAAAAGGTTAAGACTATTCAGCTAACATAAAGCATTTAATAAATGAATTATAATTTCAATTTAGTCAAGAAAAAAAAAGATAACTTTGTACTGTGTATTATAGAAGAAAAGTCATATTAGCCCTTTTAGAGTCTTTTAATGGAGAATTAGGTAAAATTTCCTTCCAAAAATTACTCTTTTTATTTACCAAGCATCAGGAGAAACCTGCGTTTGATTTTGTTCCATACAAACAAGGATGCTTTTCTTTCCAGTCTTATGCTGATATGCGCACTATGATGAAATATGGAATGGTGGCGGAAGAAAAGGAAAAGTGGACAAAGACAGATAAAACAAATTACACATCTACACTTACCGCTAAAGACAAGCAAACATTACTTTATATCAAAAACAAGTTTGGTAAAGCTTCAAGCGATGATTTAATAGAATTTACGTATAAGAATTATCCTTACTACGCTTTCAAAAGCACTATTTCAAAGAAGTTTTTAAGTACTGAAGAATTGAAGACAGTTGCCAAAACCGTACCTGCAAATGATGATACAATTCTTTATACTATTGGATACGAAGGTATAAGTCTTGAGCAGTATTTAAACAAACTCATTCTTAACAATGTTAAGGTGCTTTGTGATGTAAGGAAAAATCCACTGAGCATGAAGTATGGTTTTTCAAAGAGTCAATTACAAAAAGCTTGCGAAAACCTTGATATAAAATACATTCATATTCCGGATCTTGGTATAGATTCAGATAAACGTCAAAGTCTAAATACTCAAAACGATTACGATCGTTTATTTAAAGAATATGAAAAGACTACGCTAGTAGCAAAGAAATCAACAGTTCATCAGGTACTTGATATTTTAAAAGAGAATGATAGAGTTGCATTAACTTGCTTTGAAGCTCACCAATGCCAATGCCATAGAGGAACTTTAGCTAAAGCGATTACACATTTGCCCGAATGGAAGTATGAATTAAAACATCTGTAAAATGGCACTTACAAAAGTTTTAATTACAGTAAAAACCTATCCAACCTTATCAGCTAAATATGAGGAGTTGGTTTGTACTGCCGGATTTAGGGAAGATGGCACGTGGATTAGAATTTACCCTGTTCAGTTCCGAAAAAAGGCTTACCATGAGCAATATGGTAAATACCAATGGATTGAAATTGACTTGGTAAAAAACGATAGTGATTTTCGTCCGGAGAGTTACAGACCTATTACACACGATACAGAAATTAAGATTATCGGAAGTATACCCACTGATGGTGATGCTTGGATGGAAAGAAGAAAATTTGTCTTAAATAAGGTTTACTTCAGCCTTACAGAGTTAATTGCTGAAGCAAAAGACAGAAATATAGAAACTTCATTAGCTGTTTTTAAGCCAACTAAAGTATTGGATTTTATATGGGAATCCGTTGATCGGGAGTGGGATGAGAAAAAACTTGCAGTTCTTCGACAGTATAACTTATTTGAACCTGATGCCGAAAACAGACTAGAAGTAGTAAAAAAATTGCCTTACAAATTCTCCTATGTTTTTTCTGATAACCAAGGAAAAGAAAGTACAATAATGATTGAAGATTGGGAGGTCGGTGCTTTGTTTTGGAATATGCTTAAAAAACTTGGTAATGAAGAAGAGGCTTGCAAAGCTGTAAAAGCTAAGTATTTTGATGATTTTGCGATGACTAAAGATTTACATTTTTACTTAGGCACTTCTGCTCAATTCCACTTGGTTGCTCCAAATCCTTTCTTAATTATTGGTACGTTCCACCCTAAGAAAATTACTCAAGCTACCCTTGATTTTTAAGTTGAATTTTTCAAGTTCCTGAGCCACCTTTCGTGGTTTTCAAAGTCGTCTTTATCTTTTTTAAACTTTTCATAGCTGTTATAAATCCCTGCTTCCAACCAGACGTGAATTATTTGAGCTTTGTCTGTAAATTCATGTTGGATTCTACTAACAAAGAAATTGCCCATACCATTATTAAATGCTCTCAAGAATGGAAATTCAAAATCATCACCGACTCTTGGCATAATAGGTATTTTGCCTTTAAAATTAATGGAGTTCCTCCATCCTTTGACATAAAAGGCATAAATCAACTCTTTAAAATTGAATAAATCCGGATTATCGAAAGCAATTTTAAAAATTTCATCATGAATTTGCTCCATTTGGGATTTGATTTTCTGATGACTTAAACCAGTTAACTCTTGAAGCTCTTTACTACTAAAATAACGATCCTCATTGTTTTCGTCATAAAAATCCTTAGAAATAAGTACTTGCAATAATTTATTGTAAGTGTTATTATTAGCTAAAAGCGTTTCTGCCTGCGCTCTCATTGCCTGAATTGACATAATCAAGTCTTTAAATCCCATTGTTTCTTCTTTCATAATTCCAATCTATTAAGTAAAGGCTAAAATAAGCCGTAAAAACGGATTCCTGAACCGTCAAAACGTTTCGCTTTTTACGGCTTTTATTCTTTGGTAACGAGGGTTTGGGCAATGTTGAAAGAAAAACCCCGCAAAAGCCAAAATAATGGTATTTTTGCGGGGAGAAAAAGTCAAACTTAAGCTAGAGGTCTTTTCAATAACCGAACAGGTGTTTTTTTATGCCAAGAAAGTCGGCCACAAACCGCTTCGATGTCATGCAAACCCGTTCTACTAGAGAAAAGCCGATTCATTAATTTGAGTCGGCTTTTTTATTTTCTTCAAGTTACGATGTTGGGCTCTTATCCGCCAGTTGGCGGACATCGGTTCGATCCCGAAAGCTATCGGGACGGTCCTAACTAATAAAAAAAGCCGATTCATAAATTGAATCGGCTTTTTTTATTTGAATTAAATCGAAAATCTGGAGTTTACATCAAAAAGGTAGTATCCTAACTTCTATTGCCCCAAAATCCAGGCAAATACAAGTGGCGCAACTATTGTAGCATCACTCTCAATTATAAATTTAGGCGTTGTTTTATCTAATTTTCCCCACGTAATTTTTTCATTTGGCACCGCTCCGGAATAAGAGCCATAACTAGTTGTTGAATCGGATATTTGACAGAAGTAGCCCCAGAATGGAACATCATGCCACTCTAAATCTTGGTACATCATTGGCACTACACAAATAGGAAAATCTCCTGCTATACCACCACCAATTTGAAAAAAACCAACTCCTTTGCCTGATGAATTTTTTCTGTACCAGTCGCTAAGCCACACCATATAGTCAATTCCCGACTTCATGGTGGTGGATTGTATTTCTCCTTTTATGCAATACGATGCAAAAATATTTCCCATGGTAGAATCTTCCCAGCCCGGACATATGATTGGTAAATTTTTTTCTGCAGCCGCCAACATCCAACTGTTTTTTGGGTCTATCTCATAATATTCTTTCAACACCCCACTCAATAACATTTTGTACATAAACTCGTGTGGAAAGTAGCGCTCTCCCTTATCGTTCGCATCTTTCCATAATTTATAAATATGCTTTTGTAATCTACGGAAAGCTTCTTCTTCCGGAATACATGTGTCTGTAACACGATTAAAGCCATTCTCTAGCAAATCCCACTCGTCTTGTGGACTTAAGTCTCTGTAGTTCGGAACACGCTTGTAGTGGCTGTGTGCAACTAGGTTCATAATATCTTCTTCCAAGTTAGCTCCTGTACAAGATATAATTTGAACTTTATCCTGGCGAATCATTTCTGCTAAGGATATTCCCAATTCCGCAGTACTCATAGCACCTGCAAGGGTAATCATCATTTTTCCGCCCTCTTCCAGGTGAGTAACATATGCCTTAGAAGCATCTACCAGTGCGGCAGAGTTGAAGTGTAAATAATTTTTTTCAATAAATTGAGAAATAGGTCCTTTCATATAATTAAGTTTAAAGTTGGAAAGTTTAAAGTTTGTTGGACGCAAAAATAGGAAAATGA
Protein-coding regions in this window:
- a CDS encoding deoxyhypusine synthase family protein — encoded protein: MKGPISQFIEKNYLHFNSAALVDASKAYVTHLEEGGKMMITLAGAMSTAELGISLAEMIRQDKVQIISCTGANLEEDIMNLVAHSHYKRVPNYRDLSPQDEWDLLENGFNRVTDTCIPEEEAFRRLQKHIYKLWKDANDKGERYFPHEFMYKMLLSGVLKEYYEIDPKNSWMLAAAEKNLPIICPGWEDSTMGNIFASYCIKGEIQSTTMKSGIDYMVWLSDWYRKNSSGKGVGFFQIGGGIAGDFPICVVPMMYQDLEWHDVPFWGYFCQISDSTTSYGSYSGAVPNEKITWGKLDKTTPKFIIESDATIVAPLVFAWILGQ